In Aphelocoma coerulescens isolate FSJ_1873_10779 chromosome 3, UR_Acoe_1.0, whole genome shotgun sequence, a single window of DNA contains:
- the TDRD15 gene encoding tudor domain-containing protein 15 produces the protein MESLTPPRDSTDKKLKITHVECHPECLVIVFQAQYNAGCELDYYILQNEIQRVFKVKDDVCVGGSCLVEDTDGEWHRGRVLRKKGNICEAFLIDTGHVLAVEETHLAAACDELFQLPPKVVLGVFASILPLGERWGPKAINYFSSLVGLQITGHVKAVTPYQLFILEVPKIITDVLELKLGKFIDGDSFCLVVETLGALPQGMLCKGMPQLLKQKYPFRELLTLNNSEKPADFSHVPDQLFPCLPVGSKENVKITGAVSPNKFYCQIQKWQKELENLTGAMHLYYEALIGENTTSCDSLGLLCAAKRRNGQWHRGVIKQLLSDHVEVWFMDFGIIEAVSPSCIQKLKAEFLTLPMISFLCTLSCFGSQDETVIQFQLKELTQALIGQTSVCVHVDLYNNTEHLYYITLQKENLRINAECPENRNEKDALCVSLLETKTRSIAPNDKPSPERNNSPKNYSGNKDTKPCLPEWDVSFFSQCKSDEMQMNSFYGAFVVYVINPSDFWIQTCRYQNEFQALMKNIACTYSQCRDDEMVLKKPERGLLCCARYSRDGCYYRAVVTKVFRVSIVVYFLDFGNTDTIPCHNVKTLLPEFSDLPALAMCCSLAHTFPVDGVWVKKETDFFKNVVLNKPLLLHVIGKQNNKYIVNVQCHTGFLQGNVATCMVQAGYAEYQLKAPDSVLRAAKKRHNRNHLKCRKEKINAENTSNISKNKVSGNGDILQKEKSLSVLPMPRESVVPSCFGEGAVSKMHKSVCEEKLVYKELVFKPGAVYEVVCSCIFSPSDFSCQLQSNLPELDNLMGQIQTYYKDHTSPYKTGQVACVVKCPKDGKWYRATVVQQVSTDEVDVVFIDYGYRERVSLKDLNGVLPDFLTLESQAFRCGLKNVVLQTDSINWSEEVHRQFEDFISSCRGPLTCTIYALVLVSPNCLCNVVDLQTPLTSVEEFLRERGLTQSGYVGLRNLSSLGSLYSFCYSSFNIKIGSEEEVYITHINSPSKFYCHLNRNTETLEALMKKVSDVSKMSNNANYHTSNTRLCIARYVEDGLFYRALASPVESTSFLWVNYVDFGNKSMVKRDQLMPIPDSATDLLFTPMQAIKFCLSDLRGTEFPARITTWFVKTFLGKLLKAVILSRESDGKIVVELYDGQVKVSQKIKEKVLEELAQESRMEQFRSNEGEINHMKDDKEINKVSVKDPEILKLKTEVKCQVYDEYYWADTGENFGDEEQTACSSPKLCSGFSKQQTLQDSKEQGFRNTFSAVLENGEEPWSEQPASHSLSYSALNSMEITVSALSESHNERPNCTGQQKRSNKNIPTLISLPQRDIHVNTEVAGYISHMNSPSSFYVHFAEDENLIIKLADDLNESLENRGRENCLDELMVGDLIVAEHDADCFYYRAVIKTLKSGNSYEVEFIDYGNAAVVSSSKICRIPEKFLTLPRFSVHCFLSSVKSVPGESWTEESAAYFARTVSDKPVACKFLQQHGEKWEIDVICDGESLSNSFLQEINSTRWKSTSVFALENKPKQNGSPQEPKNSLGGQNKTKATRMKNISVKSLCLLHQVLNSGQVEAAEVVNILKSGEFYVQLLKNLQILHELNVMLDKEAQRSDLLRVNDIEQGLECITQSERNLKWYRSKVIKKFVREKLMLVFFMDYGTYEMVSLNNAKMLSNEIKSIPKQAIFCRWICFKNLKKIHLGHIAGALLDCEIRILFLRYLKSFDVWEVDILIGEVTLQEYLNQLLSHCWTIVGPEKYGNTNCKEFDTSFKINSVMWMLLHSGRTYPGCAAAVTDPSNFSVQFEVFFDCMQNLSSLLSDLPDNLPALPEEHVTPGASCLIEFGQEAEWYRAEISEVTSQSVALTFIDYGFLRSIPYSDIHKLKVVPESLLYLPRLAHSCSLHDTVPGKGEQWSEEAILLFQKLLHKPGLIFHFIHYSSEMKLEVDVLCEDSNLSDALIAAGHAVCSHSRCCPIPVDRL, from the coding sequence aTGGAATCTCTGACTCCTCCACGAGACTCAACAGATAAGAAATTGAAGATAACTCATGTAGAGTGCCATCCTGAGTGCTTGGTTATAGTGTTCCAGGCTCAATACAACGCAGGATGTGAGCTTGATTATTACATACTACAAAATGAAATACAGCGTGTGTTCAAAGTAAAAGATGATGTCTGTGTTGGTGGATCTTGCTTGGTGGAAGACACAGATGGAGAATGGCATAGAGGAAGAGTTCTGAGAAAGAAAGGGAATATCTGTGAGGCTTTTCTTATAGACACTGGCCATGTGTTGGCTGTTGAGGAAACACATCTTGCTGCGGCTTGTGATGAATTGTTTCAGCTGCCTCCAAaggtggttttgggtgtttttgcaAGCATACTTCCTCTTGGAGAAAGATGGGGTCCAAAAGCCATTAACTATTTTTCATCTCTGGTAGGATTACAGATCACAGGTCATGTGAAGGCTGTTACACCATATCAGCTCTTTATTCTAGAAGTGCCTAAGATTATTACTGATGTTCTTGAACTGAAGCTAGGTAAATTTATTGATGGAGATTCATTTTGTCTTGTTGTAGAAACTTTAGGAGCATTGCCCCAAGGAATGCTTTGTAAGGGAATGCCGCAACTGTTGAAACAGAAGTATCCATTCAGGGAGTTGCTTACCTTAAATAATTCCGAGAAACCAGCAGATTTTTCGCATGTTCCAGATCAACTCTTCCCATGTCTACCTGTTGGCagtaaagaaaatgtaaaaataactgGTGCAGTAAgcccaaataaattttattGTCAGATACAGAAATGGCAGAAAGAGTTGGAAAATTTGACAGGAGCTATGCATTTGTACTATGAAGCTCTCATTGGAGAAAATACTACATCTTGTGATAGTTTAGGGCTACTCTGTGCTGCCAAGAGGCGAAACGGACAGTGGCATAGAGGAGTGATAAAACAACTTCTTTCTGACCATGTGGAGGTCTGGTTTATGGATTTTGGCATTATTGAAGCTGTGTCACCTAGTTGTATTCAGAAACTTAAAGCTGAGTTTTTGACATTACCAATGATTTCATTTCTGTGTACGCTGTCTTGTTTTGGTAGTCAGGATGAAACAGTAATACAATTTCAGCTCAAGGAACTTACACAAGCTTTAATAGGACAAACTTCTGTGTGTGTCCATGTTGATTTATATAATAACACTGAACACTTGTATTACATAACTctgcaaaaagaaaatcttaGAATTAATGCTGAGTGTCCAGAAAACCGGAATGAGAAAGATGCACTGTGTGTCTCGCTTTtagaaacaaaaaccagaagTATTGCACCAAACGACAAACCAAGTCCTGAGAGAAACAATTCACCTAAGAATTACTCTGGAAACAAAGATACAAAACCCTGCTTACCTGAATGGGATGTTTCTTTCTTCAGCCAGTGTAAGAGTGACGAGATGCAAATGAACTCTTTTTATGGAGCTTTTGTAGTATATGTCATAAATCCATCTGACTTTTGGATTCAAACATGTAGATACCAGAATGAGTTTCAGGCTTTGATGAAAAACATTGCTTGCACATACAGTCAATGTAGAGATGATGAGATGGTACTTAAAAAGCCAGAACGTGGGTTGCTGTGCTGTGCCCGGTATAGCAGGGATGGGTGTTATTACCGGGCTGTTGTCACAAAAGTGTTTCGTGTTAGCattgtggtttattttttggattttggaAATACAGATACAATACCTTGTCACAATGTGAAAACACTGCTTCCTGAGTTTTCTGATTTACCAGCTTTGGCTATGTGCTGTTCCCTTGCTCACACATTTCCTGTTGATGGTGTGTGGGTTAAAAAAGAAACTGATTTCTTCAAAAATGTGGTGTTGAACAAACCACTGCTTCTTCATGTCATtggaaagcaaaacaacaagTACATTGTTAATGTGCAGTGTCATACTGGTTTCCTGCAAGGAAATGTTGCCACATGTATGGTTCAAGCTGGTTATGCTGAGTATCAGCTAAAGGCCCCAGATTCTGTTCTGAGGGCAGCAAAAAAGCGGCACAACAGGAATCACCTCAAatgtagaaaagaaaaaatcaatgCAGAGAACACCAGTAATATTAGCAAAAATAAGGTATCTGGAAATGGAGACAtacttcagaaggaaaaatcaTTAAGTGTGCTGCCAATGCCTAGAGAATCTGTTGTGCCATCTTGTTTTGGAGAAGGTGCTGTCTCTAAAATGCATAAATCAGTATGTGAGGAAAAATTAGTTTATAAAGAGCTTGTGTTTAAACCAGGAGCTGTATATGAAGTGGTATGctcttgcattttttccccatcagaTTTTTCATGTCAGCTGCAAAGCAACCTGCCAGAGCTAGATAACTTAATGGGACAAATTCAGACTTACTATAAAGATCATACCAGTCCCTACAAAACTGGACAGGTTGCCTGTGTTGTTAAGTGTCCCAAGGATGGGAAGTGGTACAGAGCAACTGTTGTGCAGCAGGTATCTACAGATGAAGTTGATGTGGTTTTTATAGACTATGGTTATCGGGAAAGAGTTTCACTTAAAGATCTTAACGGTGTTCTTCCAGATTTCCTAACTCTAGAAAGTCAAGCATTTCGATGTGGACTTAAAAATGTAGTCTTACAGACTGACTCAATTAACTGGTCTGAAGAAGTGCATAGACAATTTGAAGACTTCATTTCTTCTTGTAGAGGACCACTGACTTGCACCATTTATGCTCTTGTTCTTGTGAGCCCCAACTGTTTATGCAACGTAGTTGACTTACAGACTCCACTTACTAGTGTAGAGGAATTCCTCAGAGAACGTGGTCTCACCCAATCTGGTTATGTTGGACTGAGAAACCTTTCATCATTGGGTTCTCTGTACAGTTTTTGCTATTCatcttttaatataaaaattggAAGCGAGGAGGAGGTTTATATAACTCACATAAATAGTCCTTCAAAATTTTATTGTCATCTTAATCGAAACACTGAAACTCTTGAGGCATTGATGAAGAAAGTTAGTGATGTAAGTAAAATGTCAAATAATGCAAATTATCATACTAGCAATACGCGACTGTGTATAGCCAGATATGTGGAAGATGGTCTCTTTTACAGAGCTTTGGCTTCTCCTGTGGAATCGACATCCTTTCTGTGGGTTAACTATGtggattttggaaataagagTATGGTGAAGAGAGACCAGTTGATGCCTATTCCAGATTCTGCCACTGACCTACTATTCACACCCATGCAAGCTATTAAATTCTGTCTGTCAGATCTTAGGGGGACAGAATTTCCAGCAAGAATTACTACATGGTTTGTGAAAACATTCCTTGGTAAACTGCTGAAGGCTGTGATCTTATCCAGAGAATCAGATGGAAAGATTGTTGTGGAGTTGTATGATGGACAGGTCAAAGTAAgtcagaaaattaaagaaaaggtatTGGAAGAGTTGGCACAGGAAAGCCGTATGGAACAATTTAGAAGTAATGAAGGAGAGATAAATCACATGAAAGATgacaaagaaattaataaagTAAGTGTTAAAGATCCTGAAATACTTAAATTGAAAACTGAAGTGAAATGCCAAGTCTATGATGAATATTACTGGGCAGATACTGGTGAGAATTTTGGAGATGAAGAGCAAACTGCTTGTAGCTCACCAAAGTTGTGTAGTGGATTCTCAAAACAGCAAACTTTACAGGACAGCAAAGAGCAAGGTTTTAGAAATACTTTCAGTGCTGTTCTGGAGAACGGAGAGGAACCTTGGAGTGAACAACCTGCTTCTCACTCGCTCTCTTACTCTGCTTTAAATTCAATGGAAATAACTGTAAGTGCTCTCTCTGAATCTCATAATGAAAGACCAAATTGTACAGGTCAGCAGAAAAGGAGTAATAAAAATATACCTACATTAATCAGTCTTCCTCAACGTGATATCCATGTGAATACTGAAGTAGCAGGTTATATTTCTCATATGAATAGTCCATCAAGTTTCTATGTTCACTTTGCAGAGGATgaaaatttaataataaaactAGCAGATGATTTAAACGAAAGCTTGGAGAATAGAGGTCGTGAAAACTGCTTAGATGAGCTCATGGTAGGGGATCTCATTGTAGCAGAGCATGACGCTGATTGTTTTTACTATAGAGCAGTTATTAAAACTCTGAAATCAGGAAACTCCTATGAGGTAGAATTTATTGACTATGGTAATGCTGCAGTTGTAAGTTCATCAAAAATCTGCAGGATTCCAGAAAAGTTCTTAACTCTGCCAAGGTTTAGTGTTCACTGTTTCCTTAGCAGTGTAAAAAGTGTTCCTGGTGAAAGCTGGACTGAGGAAAGTGCTGCTTATTTTGCAAGAACAGTAAGTGACAAGCCAGTAGCTTGCAAGTTCTTACAGCAAcatggagaaaaatgggaaatagaTGTAATTTGTGATGGAGAGTCTTTGTCTAACAGCTTTTTGCAGGAAATAAACAGCACAAGGTGGAAAAGCACATCGGTATTTGCTTTGGAAAATAAACCTAAACAAAATGGTAGTCCTCAAGAGCCTAAGAATAGTTTAGGTggtcaaaataaaaccaaggcTACTaggatgaaaaatatttctgtaaaatcCTTATGTCTCCTTCATCAAGTTCTAAATTCTGGACAAGTAGAAGCAGCAGAAGTAGTTAATATTTTGAAGAGTGGAGAATTTTATGTGCAGTTACTTAAAAATTTGCAAATACTACATGAGTTAAATGTAATGCTTGACAAAGAAGCACAAAGAAGTGATTTACTTAGAGTGAATGACATTGAACAAGGACTGGAATGCATTACACAATCTGAAAGGAACTTAAAATGGTATCGATCAAAAGTGATAAAGAAGTTTGTCAGGGAAAAGTTAATGTTAGTTTTTTTTATGGATTATGGCACATATGAGATGGTGTCCTTAAATAATGCAAAGATGCTCAGTAATGAGATTAAAAGTATTCCTAAACAAGCTATTTTTTGTAGGtggatttgttttaaaaacCTGAAGAAAATTCACTTAGGCCACATAGCAGGTGCACTCCTGGATTGTGAAATAAGGATCTTGTTTTTGAGATACTTGAAATCCTTTGATGTCTGGGAGGTAGATATTTTAATAGGAGAAGTTACACTTCAGGAGTATTTGAACCAACTGTTAAGTCATTGTTGGACAATTGTTGGACCAGAAAAATATGGCAATACAAACTGTAAGGAGTTTGATACATCATTCAAGATAAATTCAGTCATGTGGATGCTGCTGCATAGTGGCAGAACATATCCTGGGTGTGCAGCTGCAGTTACTGATCCTTCAAACTTCAGCGTCCAGTTTGAAGTCTTCTTTGATTGCATGCAGAACTTGTCATCGCTGCTCTCTGACCTTCCTGACAACTTGCCAGCTCTGCCAGAAGAACATGTGACGCCTGGTGCTAGCTGCTTGATTGAGTTTGGGCAGGAAGCAGAGTGGTACAGGGCAGAAATTAGTGAAGTAACAAGTCAGTCTGTTGCTCTTACATTTATTGATTATGGCTTTCTGAGAAGCATCCCTTACTCTGATATCCATAAACTTAAAGTTGTTCCAGAAAGTCTGTTATACTTGCCGCGCTTGGCACACTCTTGCTCTTTGCATGATACAGTTCCTGGCAAGGGGGAACAGTGGAGTGAGGAAGCTATACTTCTGTTTCAGAAGCTTCTTCATAAACCAGGTCTTATATTTCATTTTATCCACTATAGCTCTGAAATGAAGTTAGAGGTGGATGTTCTGTGTGAGGATAGCAATCTATCTGATGCCTTAATTGCTGCAGGCCATGCAGTCTGCTCTCACAGTAGGTGCTGTCCCATTCCGGTTGACAGACTCTAA